One Brassica oleracea var. oleracea cultivar TO1000 chromosome C7, BOL, whole genome shotgun sequence genomic window carries:
- the LOC106305816 gene encoding uncharacterized protein LOC106305816, with product MTTCGLWTPPSFSPRRRLCNFSSSRRSPLSVIRFDEERVSRRVFCSDNQENTNKDRPQPSGIQVYGEIERLLTETVKQSQSSFAGSADWSEVEGAWVLRPRNSNPKMVAHFIGGIFVGAAPQLTYRLFLERLAEKDVLVIATPYASGFDHFAIADEVQFKFDRCCRSLHESVQDLPSFGIGHSLGSLIHLLIGSRYAVQRNGNVFMAFNNKEASLAIPLFSPVLVPMAQSLGPLLSQVATSPTVRLGAEMTRKQLETLSPPIMKQILPLVEQLPPLYMDLVKGREDFIPKPEETRRLIRSYYGISRNLLIKFEDDSIDETPILAQVLGVESSISSKLDMSIRTLPGDHGLPLQQALPDVPPAMADAVNRGSEFLANMAVGTPWESVAKEVGGTLGMDSKILRAYTSKDLAQLVDAITSWMASNMGPKLLRS from the exons ATGACTACTTGTGGCCTCTGGACGCCGCCGTCTTTCTCTCCCCGCCGGAGACTCTGTAACTTCTCTTCCAGCCGCCGGTCTCCACTCTCGGTGATCAGATTCGACGAAGAGCGCGTCTCACGAAGAGTCTTCTGCAGCGACAACCAGGAGAACACCAATAAGGATCGGCCTCAACCTTCCGGAATCCAAGTCTACGGCGAGATCGAGAG GTTGCTAACAGAGACTGTCAAGCAATCTCAAAGTAGCTTCGCTGGATCGGCCGACTGGTCAGAAGTAGAG GGAGCATGGGTGCTCAGACCTAGAAACTCGAATCCAAAGATGGTTGCTCATTTCATTGGAGGGATATTCGTTGGTGCAGCGCCTCAGCTTACCTATCGACTGTTTCTTGAGAGATTAGCTGAGAA GGATGTTTTGGTTATTGCCACACCATATGCTAGTGGTTTTGACCACTTCGCTATTGCCGATGAAGTTCAATTTAAGTTTGATAGATGCTGCCGATCTCTACATGAATCT GTGCAGGATCTTCCATCTTTTGGGATCGGTCATTCATTGGGTTCCCTCATTCACCTTCTCATTG GATCAAGGTATGCTGTTCAGCGAAATGGAAATGTATTTATGGCATTCAACAACAAG GAAGCGAGCTTAGCTATCCCTTTGTTCTCCCCAGTTCTCGTCCCCATGGCTCAAAGCCTTGGACCACTCTTATCACAGGTTGCAACATCCCCGACAGTCCGCCTTGGG GCAGAGATGACCCGAAAGCAATTAGAAACTCTCAGCCCTCCCATCATGAAGCAAATTCTACCATTAGTGGAACAGCTCCCTCCCTTGTACATGGACTTGGTAAAAGGAAGAGAAGATTTTATTCCGAAACCAGAAGAAACAAGACGCCTA ATAAGATCCTACTATGGAATCTCAAGGAATCTGTTGATAAAGTTCGAGGATGATTCAATAGATGAAACACCAATCCTAGCCCAGGTTCTTGGCGTGGAATCATCCATAAGCTCAAAGCTAGACATGTCTATCCGTACACTTCCAGGGGATCACGGTCTTCCTCTGCAACAG GCCCTTCCCGATGTCCCACCAGCAATGGCTGACGCTGTGAACCGAGGAAGTGAGTTCTTGGCGAATATGGCTGTTGGAACACCGTGGGAGTCTGTAGCTAAAGAGGTTGGAGGTACACTTGGAATGGACTCGAAGATTCTTCGTGCATATACGTCCAAAGATCTTGCCCAGCTCGTGGATGCAATCACATCTTGGATGGCTTCAAATATGGGTCCAAAACTTCTGAGATCATAG
- the LOC106305817 gene encoding uncharacterized protein LOC106305817 — protein MALQMQTSTTIFKNPTPSTAADALTGRFFPGTVAVRRETLTAWRGVICSSGGVGDAGKKKAVPNSNYVVPLDKFSSSSSITRPLIEILRDLNKKIPDNIVKSHDPGSSAASSGFIPWFHANRMLSFYAPGWCGEVRDVIFSENGNVTVVYRLTIRGSDGEAHRESTGTVTITDDHIEDPVAAAEEMAFCRACARFGLGLYLYHEE, from the exons ATGGCTTTGCAAATGCAGACCTCCACTACGATCTTCAAAAACCCCACACCATCTACTGCCGCCGATGCGCTCACCGGAAGATTCTTCCCAGGAACTGTCGCGGTTCGCCGGGAAACGTTAACGGCGTGGCGTGGAGTCATATGCAGCAGCGGTGGAGTTGGAGACGCCGGGAAGAAAAAAGCGGTACCTAACTCGAACTATGTAGTGCCTTTGGACAAGTTCTCGTCCTCTTCCTCCATCACTCGGCCTCTGATTGAGATACTTCGCGATCTCAACAAGAAGATCCCTGATAACATCGTCAAGAGCCACGATCCTGGATCCAGTGCTGCTTCTTCTGGTTTCATCCCTTG GTTCCATGCTAATCGTATGCTCAGCTTCTACGCACCTG GTTGGTGTGGGGAGGTTCGTGACGTCATTTTCTCAGAGAATGGTAATGTCACTGTTGTTTATCGTCTTACCATTCGTGGCTCTGATGGTGAG GCACACCGTGAATCGACAGGGACAGTAACGATCACTGATGATCACATCGAGGATCCAGTTGCTGCAGCTGAGGAAATGGCATTTTGCAGAGCTTGTGCTCGATTTGGTCTCGGCCTGTATCTCTATCACGAAGAGTAG